The uncultured Cohaesibacter sp. genome window below encodes:
- a CDS encoding vitamin B12-dependent ribonucleotide reductase — MRVERRYTTEGKSAYDSIEFRKATSEIRNPDGSIVFRLENIDVPAAWSQVAADILAQKYFRKAGIPAALKRVEENSVPSWLWRSVADEEALAALPEEERFGPEMSSQQVFDRLAGTWTYWGWKGGYFDTDADARAFYDELRYMLCTQRVAPNSPQWFNTGLHWAYGIDGPSQGHHYVDFETGRLTRSASAYEHPQPHACFIQSISDDLVNEGGIMDLWVREARLFKYGSGTGTNFSSLRSEGEPLSGGGKSSGLMSFLKIGDRAAGAIKSGGTTRRAAKMVVVDIDHPDIEAYINWKVKEEEKVAALVTGSKIVAKHLKAIMKACVNCQGSNDECFDPQKNPALKREIRAAKKMQVPENYIRRVIQFAKQGYKDIQFDTYNTDWDSAAYLTVAGQNSNNSVRITDDFLNAVKEDRDWNLIGRIKGDIRKTVKARDLWEQIGYAAWASADPGLQFHTTINDWHTCLADGEIIASNPCSEYMFLDNTACNLASINLLQFLQADGNFAVEEFEHTVRLWTMVLEISVLMAQFPSPEIAERSYLYRTLGLGYANIGGLLMTSGIPYDSKEGRAICAAISALMTGTSYATSAEMAKELGAFERYEANSAQMLRVIRNHRNAAYGNADGYEGLDINPVPLDHDSCNDKALINHAVAAWDKALELGQQYGYRNAQTTVVAPTGTIGLVMDCDTTGIEPDFALVKFKKLAGGGYFKIINRTVPNALKKLGYSEQQIKDIETYAVGHGTLKNCNAISHNALKGKGLTDEKLDTIESGLKSAFDIKFAFNKWTLGEDFCKETLGLDDDQLNDPHFDMLAFLGFSKEEIDVANIHVCGAMTLEGAPHLKAEHLPVFDCANPCGRIGKRYLSVESHIRMMAASQPFITGAISKTINMPNDASVDDCKDAYMLSWKLALKANALYRDGSKLSQPLNSQLLEDDDSDAEDAVEALAAAPMPERATLVTEKIVERVVERVVEHRVRERLKLPDRRKGYTQKATVGGHKVYLRTGEYDDGQIGEIFIDMHKEGAAFRSLMNNFAIAISLGLQYGVPLDEYVDAFTFTRFEPAGMVQGNSAIKNATSILDYIFRELAVSYLDRHDLAHVNPDDIATTSTGKGSAEGKVPVPISKGLLRGKTERFKLVDGKEYARLHAHDHDHDHDHDHDHGDHSHVAPATPVVKAAIPTATATMLKRDSQVKPSTAPAVGKVETKADQIALARMKGYEGESCGECGNFTMVRNGTCLKCDTCGSTSGCS; from the coding sequence ATGCGTGTAGAGCGGCGCTATACCACTGAAGGAAAATCAGCATACGATTCCATCGAGTTTCGTAAGGCTACTAGTGAAATTCGCAACCCCGACGGGTCTATCGTCTTTCGTCTGGAAAATATCGATGTGCCAGCAGCCTGGTCTCAGGTAGCGGCCGATATTCTCGCCCAGAAATATTTCCGCAAGGCCGGTATCCCTGCCGCACTGAAACGCGTTGAAGAAAATTCCGTTCCTTCCTGGCTGTGGCGCTCCGTCGCGGACGAAGAAGCATTGGCCGCTCTGCCGGAAGAGGAACGCTTTGGGCCGGAAATGTCCTCCCAGCAGGTATTTGACCGTCTCGCCGGCACATGGACCTATTGGGGCTGGAAAGGTGGCTATTTCGACACCGACGCTGACGCCCGCGCCTTCTATGACGAACTGCGCTACATGCTCTGCACCCAGCGCGTCGCCCCGAACTCTCCGCAGTGGTTCAACACCGGCCTGCATTGGGCCTATGGCATCGACGGCCCGAGCCAGGGTCACCATTATGTCGATTTCGAAACCGGCCGCCTGACGCGCTCTGCCTCGGCCTACGAACATCCGCAGCCGCATGCCTGCTTCATCCAGTCCATCTCCGATGATCTGGTCAACGAAGGCGGCATCATGGATCTTTGGGTGCGTGAAGCCCGTCTGTTCAAATACGGCTCCGGCACCGGCACCAACTTCTCGTCGCTGCGTTCTGAAGGCGAACCGCTTTCCGGCGGTGGCAAGTCTTCCGGCCTGATGTCCTTCCTGAAAATCGGCGACCGTGCTGCTGGCGCGATCAAGTCCGGCGGCACAACCCGCCGCGCGGCCAAGATGGTTGTCGTCGACATCGACCATCCGGATATCGAGGCCTACATCAACTGGAAGGTGAAGGAAGAAGAGAAGGTAGCCGCCCTTGTGACCGGCTCCAAGATCGTCGCCAAGCACCTCAAGGCAATCATGAAGGCCTGCGTCAACTGTCAGGGCTCCAATGACGAATGCTTCGATCCGCAGAAAAACCCTGCCCTGAAGCGCGAAATCCGCGCTGCCAAGAAAATGCAGGTGCCGGAAAACTACATCCGTCGCGTCATCCAGTTCGCCAAACAGGGCTACAAGGACATCCAGTTCGACACCTACAACACCGACTGGGACAGCGCCGCCTATCTGACGGTTGCAGGGCAGAACTCCAACAACTCGGTCCGCATCACCGACGACTTCCTCAACGCCGTCAAGGAAGACCGCGACTGGAACCTGATCGGCCGCATCAAGGGCGACATCCGCAAGACCGTCAAGGCCCGCGACCTGTGGGAACAGATCGGTTATGCCGCATGGGCCTCTGCTGATCCGGGCCTTCAGTTCCACACCACCATCAACGATTGGCACACCTGTCTTGCCGATGGCGAGATCATCGCGTCCAACCCGTGCTCGGAATACATGTTCCTGGACAACACGGCCTGCAACCTTGCCTCTATCAACCTGCTGCAGTTCCTTCAGGCTGACGGCAACTTTGCAGTCGAGGAATTCGAGCACACCGTACGCCTTTGGACAATGGTACTGGAAATCTCCGTGCTGATGGCCCAGTTCCCGTCACCGGAAATCGCAGAGCGTTCCTATCTCTACCGTACCCTCGGTCTGGGCTATGCCAACATCGGCGGCCTGCTGATGACCTCCGGCATCCCTTATGACAGCAAGGAAGGCCGCGCCATCTGTGCTGCCATCTCAGCCCTGATGACCGGCACGTCCTATGCCACGTCGGCCGAAATGGCCAAGGAACTCGGCGCTTTCGAACGCTATGAAGCCAACTCTGCGCAGATGCTGCGCGTCATTCGCAACCACCGCAATGCCGCCTATGGCAACGCGGACGGCTACGAAGGCCTCGACATCAATCCTGTGCCGCTCGACCACGACAGCTGCAACGACAAGGCGCTGATCAACCACGCCGTTGCGGCTTGGGACAAGGCGCTCGAACTTGGCCAGCAGTATGGCTATCGCAACGCGCAGACCACCGTTGTTGCCCCGACCGGCACCATCGGTCTGGTCATGGACTGCGACACCACCGGCATCGAGCCGGACTTTGCTCTTGTCAAGTTCAAGAAGCTGGCCGGTGGCGGCTACTTCAAGATCATCAACCGCACGGTTCCCAACGCCCTCAAGAAGCTTGGCTATTCCGAGCAGCAGATCAAGGACATCGAAACCTATGCTGTCGGCCACGGCACGCTGAAGAACTGCAACGCCATCAGCCACAACGCGCTGAAGGGCAAGGGTCTGACCGACGAGAAACTGGACACCATCGAATCCGGTCTCAAGAGCGCCTTCGACATCAAGTTCGCCTTCAACAAGTGGACCCTTGGAGAAGATTTCTGCAAGGAAACCCTCGGCCTTGATGACGACCAGCTGAACGATCCGCATTTCGACATGCTGGCCTTCCTCGGCTTCAGCAAGGAAGAAATCGACGTCGCCAACATCCATGTCTGCGGTGCCATGACGCTGGAAGGCGCCCCGCACCTGAAGGCAGAGCATCTGCCGGTCTTCGATTGTGCCAACCCGTGCGGTCGTATCGGCAAGCGCTATCTCTCGGTTGAAAGCCACATCCGCATGATGGCCGCGTCTCAGCCATTCATCACCGGTGCGATCTCCAAGACGATCAACATGCCGAACGACGCCTCGGTCGATGACTGCAAGGATGCCTACATGTTGTCGTGGAAGCTGGCCCTCAAGGCCAACGCTCTCTATCGTGACGGCTCCAAGCTCAGCCAGCCGCTCAACAGCCAGCTGCTGGAAGACGACGACAGCGATGCCGAGGATGCCGTTGAGGCCCTTGCCGCCGCTCCGATGCCGGAACGTGCCACACTGGTCACCGAGAAGATTGTCGAACGCGTCGTCGAGCGCGTCGTCGAACACCGTGTCCGTGAGCGCCTGAAACTGCCGGATCGCCGCAAGGGTTACACCCAGAAGGCAACGGTTGGCGGCCACAAGGTCTATCTGCGGACCGGTGAATATGATGATGGCCAGATCGGCGAAATCTTCATCGACATGCACAAGGAAGGCGCCGCTTTCCGCAGCTTGATGAACAACTTCGCCATCGCGATTTCCCTCGGCCTGCAGTATGGCGTGCCGCTTGATGAATATGTTGATGCCTTCACCTTCACCCGGTTCGAGCCGGCTGGCATGGTTCAGGGCAACTCCGCCATCAAGAACGCCACCTCCATCCTTGACTATATTTTCAGGGAGCTGGCCGTTTCCTATCTGGATCGCCATGATCTCGCCCATGTCAACCCGGACGACATCGCAACGACCTCGACGGGCAAGGGCAGCGCCGAAGGCAAGGTTCCGGTGCCAATCTCCAAGGGCCTGCTGCGCGGCAAGACCGAGCGCTTCAAGCTGGTGGATGGCAAGGAATATGCCCGTCTGCACGCCCACGATCACGACCATGATCACGATCATGACCACGATCATGGCGATCACAGCCATGTCGCTCCGGCAACCCCGGTGGTGAAGGCTGCCATCCCGACGGCAACCGCAACAATGTTGAAGCGTGATAGTCAGGTTAAGCCAAGCACAGCTCCTGCTGTTGGCAAGGTGGAAACCAAGGCTGACCAGATCGCACTGGCGCGCATGAAGGGCTACGAAGGCGAAAGCTGCGGGGAATGCGGCAACTTCACCATGGTCCGCAACGGCACCTGCCTCAAGTGCGATACCTGTGGCTCCACATCCGGTTGCTCCTGA
- a CDS encoding enolase C-terminal domain-like protein, whose protein sequence is MATRITNVVVRDIRFPTSRNLDGSDAMNAISDYSATYVTLQTDSGLEGCGLTFTIGRGNDLCVVAARELAEMFVIGQTLEDITANFGAFWHKLVAGDCQLRWVGPEKGLVHLATAALVNALWDMWAKSQGKPVWKMLVDMSPEELVRCVDFTYISDVLTPYQAIGLLRKAQPGKAAREAEMLEKGFPGYTTAAGWLGYSEEKMRRLAREAVADGWTHLKQKIGADIDQDVRRAQILREELGWDRQLMMDANQNWDVDQAVENMRRLAEFNPLWIEEPTSPDDVQGHRAIKDRISPIGIATGEHAHNRVMFKQFFQAGAMDFCQLDPARLGGVNEVLAVLLMAAKFGVPVCPHGGGVGLCQYSLNIVLFDYIAVTGSLENRVLEYVDHLHENFEEPLTVTRGRYYPNPLPGYGATMKLASLDRFEYPIGAEWAEDAK, encoded by the coding sequence ATGGCAACCAGAATTACAAATGTCGTTGTACGCGACATCCGCTTCCCAACGTCGCGCAATCTCGATGGCTCGGACGCCATGAATGCGATTTCCGACTACTCGGCCACCTATGTAACGCTGCAGACCGACAGCGGCCTTGAAGGCTGCGGGCTGACCTTCACCATCGGCCGTGGCAATGATCTGTGCGTCGTCGCTGCCCGAGAGCTGGCAGAAATGTTCGTTATCGGTCAGACGCTTGAGGACATCACGGCCAATTTCGGTGCCTTCTGGCACAAGTTGGTGGCCGGTGACTGCCAGCTGCGTTGGGTTGGTCCGGAAAAGGGGCTGGTACATCTGGCAACAGCTGCGCTCGTCAACGCACTTTGGGACATGTGGGCCAAGTCGCAGGGCAAGCCGGTCTGGAAAATGCTGGTCGACATGAGTCCGGAAGAGTTGGTGCGCTGCGTCGACTTTACCTATATCTCAGACGTCCTTACTCCCTATCAAGCCATCGGCCTTCTGCGCAAGGCACAGCCGGGCAAGGCTGCCCGCGAAGCAGAGATGCTGGAGAAGGGCTTCCCGGGATACACCACCGCCGCTGGCTGGCTGGGCTATTCGGAAGAGAAGATGCGCCGTCTTGCCCGGGAAGCTGTGGCGGATGGCTGGACCCATCTCAAGCAGAAGATCGGTGCCGACATTGATCAGGACGTTCGCCGCGCCCAGATCCTGCGTGAGGAACTGGGCTGGGACCGTCAACTGATGATGGATGCCAACCAGAACTGGGATGTGGATCAGGCTGTCGAGAACATGCGCCGTCTGGCCGAATTCAATCCGCTGTGGATCGAGGAACCGACGAGCCCGGATGATGTTCAGGGCCATCGGGCCATCAAGGATCGCATCAGCCCAATCGGGATCGCCACTGGTGAGCACGCCCACAACCGCGTGATGTTCAAGCAGTTCTTCCAGGCTGGGGCCATGGATTTCTGTCAGCTTGATCCGGCACGTCTTGGTGGCGTCAACGAAGTGCTGGCCGTTTTGCTGATGGCCGCAAAATTCGGTGTGCCGGTCTGTCCGCATGGCGGCGGGGTAGGGCTCTGCCAGTATTCCCTCAACATCGTGCTGTTCGACTATATCGCGGTGACCGGTTCGCTGGAAAACCGGGTGCTCGAATATGTCGATCATCTGCATGAGAATTTCGAAGAGCCGCTGACCGTCACGCGTGGCCGCTACTATCCGAACCCGCTTCCCGGCTATGGTGCGACGATGAAGCTGGCGTCGCTGGATCGCTTTGAATACCCGATCGGTGCTGAATGGGCTGAAGACGCCAAATAG